A portion of the Diprion similis isolate iyDipSimi1 chromosome 4, iyDipSimi1.1, whole genome shotgun sequence genome contains these proteins:
- the LOC124405203 gene encoding uncharacterized protein LOC124405203 has product MYRVRNFGEERSRTLYVRLPHTIRNTKEVQALFDGDAKVKLPRQSSRSCHVIFPTVEEKIKGLKHVKEKTVDGKHVIAFNPRTQPMENKPSRKKIKVPQPKAPPIPKITQTLFVSNIHNKTKVEELKQAFPGCTSVGMLELNSSGLRSAFVKMDSLESASQYLKKEKDWPLVHGNALFLRADNRTLKKGRRGTRGKKLKISDKDGDQNKNKSETLNQTDKSNKKLKQNNNKLKIESKPDFQSSTETKLHSKSKGELETKPEKE; this is encoded by the exons ATGTACAGAGTCAGAAATTTTGGGGAAGAGAGGTCCAGGACGTTGTACGTTCGTCTTCCACACACAATCCGCAACACAAAAGAAGTGCAAGCCCTTTTCGACGGGGATGCAAAGGTCAAGCTACCAAGACAGTCGTCAAGATCGTGTCACGTGATATTCCCAACCGTAGAGGAGAAGATAAAAGGTTTGAAGCATGTCAAGGAGAAAACAGTGGATGGTAAACATGTTATCGCTTTCAATCCCAGAACACAACCAATGGAGAATAAACCcagtaggaaaaaaatcaaagttccACAGCCCAAGGCGCCACCTATACCCAAAATAACGCAGAC ccTGTTTGTGTCCAACATCCATAATAAGACGAAAGTAGAAGAACTGAAGCAAGCATTTCCGGGTTGCACATCTGTTGGTATGCTGGAATTGAATTCAAGTGGTCTAAG GTCTGCATTTGTTAAAATGGATAGCTTAGAGTCTGCTAGTCAGTATTTGAAAAAGGAGAAGGATTGGCCACTTGTTCATGGCAATGCACTGTTCCTCCGTGCTGACAACAGAACATTAAAGAAGGGAAGACGAGGGACTAGAGGGAAGAAGCTTAAAATCTCCGACAAAGATGgcgatcaaaataaaaataaatccgaAACTCTTAACCAAACGGACAAgagcaacaaaaaattaaaacagaatAACAATAAGCTTAAGATTGAGTCCAAACCTGATTTTCAGTCTAGTACTGAAACCAAATTGCATTCTAAGTCTAAGGGTGAGCTTGAAACTAAACCCGAAAAGGAATAA